The window TTATAGGTTTGTGGTTCTTGTCTGTCTCATCACAGGATGTGAAATATATCCAGACAGATGGATACCGGGCTCCTGAAGCTGAGCTGCAGAACTCACTGGCACAGGCAGGTGTGGAGAGTGACTCTGGCTGCACAACCGCTGTGGATCTGTGGAGTCTGGGCATCGTCCTGCTGGAGATGTACTCAGGAATGAAACTCAAAGAAACTGTCAAGTCTCAGGAATGGAAGGTCAGATGATAAAGTCATTTTTTGCAATAACTATTTGAAATGACTTAATAGCTATTACTTGAACTGTTGTTCTTGCTTTCTGTTGTGTCTACAGGATAACAGTTCAACAATCGTAGACCATATCTTTTCAAGCAATGCTTTGGTTTACCCGGCTATTCCTGTCTTTCATTTGAGGGATCTGATCAAAAGGTAGGAAGTAAAAGGAGTTTGCAAATCTCAGCACACTTTTTTCTTCAACAGATCAACTGAAAAGTGAGTCAGATTTCAGGCTGAAATAAGACTCCTATACACAAGGGTTTTCATTGTTTTAGTAAAAACAGTAATGTTGtggaaagtaattaaaaataactgtttggtgtattatatttttacaaaaaaaaaaaaaaaaaaaaaaaaaatatatatatatatatatatatatatatatatatatatatatatatatatatatatatatatatatatatatatatatatatatatataaatgtgtattatattaaaatgtttaatttattcctAGGATGTCAAAGCTGACTTATTTTAGCAGTCATTACTTTGGTTTCATGCCATGTCCACAGCAAAGCGTTTTCTTTTAAAACGCATATTTTCTCTCTCTGTTTCCGCATTGTCCACAATGAGACAGCGTTTTTAGGAAATGAAAATATATCTATTTGAAAATGCCAATGTTTTGACAGCTTATTTAAAGATTGATGGCAGTTTACACATGCTTTGCATTACTTCTCTATAAAGGACACAGATTGTTCACTAGGAGCTTGGTTAGTAGCGGACAGTTGCAACATTTGTGATGTTTCAAAGAGATGGAAAGTAAATAAACGGCATGTGGATATGAAAAACCTCTTATGTCTGTGCGCATACGCAGTACATGAAAGCGTTTCACCGATAGTGTGGACATGAAGGGTTTTTAGACGAAAATGCTTTTTATCAAATTTATCTGGATTAGTGTAGACGTAgcctcagtgtcacatgatctttctgTTTTGATGCTTCTAAGATGTTGGATGTTTATAAGTAGCTGCTGCATAATATTTTTGTATGAactgtaattttttaattttaaatattagatTTTGAATATGTAAAATTGAATACATATTTCTTTcatacattgttaaaaaaaaaaaaatatatatatatatatatatatttatatatatatatatatatatatatatatatatatatatatatatatatatatatatatatatatattgatatttttaagatatgATACAATTAATTACTCAATCAAGAGTGCAATTTTCCTGAATTTCATCACATGAATGAATGTGAAGTTAACACTGAGTGAGCTGCAATACTCTTTTaatgtactttatttttattttatgtactatatgaTATTCTGTACTATATTTTTGTCAATAATATAAATAGCTCCGAACAAAGCAACGCTATATTgtgtttcaaaataatttttgaacAAATTGAAAGCAACAAAATTTCAATAATTCATTAAGACTTGCTTTAAAGTCTCTTGCTTAGTTTCTAAATGAATCGGCCATTTTGGAAGAataatttgaatgaatgatttgaaaAATCACTCATTAAGACAGGGATTTACAAAAACCTACTGGGCTTAATATCTATTTGTGATAGGCCTAAAATAATACACAGTGGTTGAACAGATCTCAAAAATAAGATAATTTTTTGGTCAGTTTCTCAACTATTATTGTTGCGTTTTCTTTAGATAGGACTATAATGATGTGTCTTACCATCCCCAGTATGCTTCACAATGACCCTAAACTCAGAAGCACAGCCAAGGCTGCATTAATGAGCCCTTTCTTCAGCATTCCCTTTGGTTTGTATCACTCAGCATCTAAACTATTGTCTGCATTGTTCAGTGTGTGCTGTGACACTGTATGAAGAACTGCTTTGGGTTTCAGCACCTCATATTGAAGATCTGGTCCTTCTGCCCACACCTGTCCTGAGACTACTAAACGTAATTGACGACAGCCATCTATATAATGAAGATGAGTATGAAGGTCGGTCTCTGATTCATTGGTTCAGAAATCGACGTATATTCTTTGTTATTGTCTTTATTTAGCAGATCTCTACGTTATATGTATGTCTTAGATATAATAGAGGACATGAAAGAAGAATGTCAGAAGTATGGCACGGTTGTATCCCTACTGATCCCAAAAGAGAACCCTGGCAAGGGACAGGTGAGTGACAATTCATTTTAGTAgggaatgtaattttttttccgtTACCCGGTGATTTTGTAATATAGAAGAGTACAGTAGTATTCATTGTCACCTTTTTTTCCCCCAAGTATACTATTGTTTTTTAGTCAAGTTGtagttaatgttttatttttattcaatgaaagtgtattatttagtatattttagtCACACTGAATGAACATTTTATAACTGTAATGACAATAACTGATGATAATTGGAGTCATTTAATAAAATGTCAGCTCATGctctctaaaaatgctgggttgttaagCCAAATGTGGGTTAAATAAGAAACAGATTTAACCGCTTGGtcaattaaaaagtattttaaaaataattttgttatttaatggTTGAGTTTGTTCAAATTTGACCCAAGTTTGGGTTTAATCAACAAAGCATTTTTGTGTGTACTGATACAAGAATCATCCATTACCTAATATATTcctaatttattacattatatcacACAATAAAACATAACACCCTCTACAGTATAAAAATTGACAACTCAAAAGCATCTCTCGAcagttaaaataataacattcatAGTATTAATACCAATactttcaaattatattttataatactaggtctataatataaaaaagtaataattttattttgggAATGTGTGAAACTTTCAATTTGTTACCCACTACTAGCAAATAAcgacaaagaaagaaagacaaaaaggTAGTAAACGTACAAATCTATTTGCATTACAAGCCAGCTTTATAATCACAGCAATACTTTACAATGATATTACTTTGCAGTTtcatcaaaaattatttaaataaaaaactgagaAGATTGCAACTGGAAAGTGATACATGTTTTGAATAATGCTTTTAGAAGAAGAATAAAGTgaagaatttgtattttttttactttgtaatttaGTTTTTGGTTGTGACGggagtccaaaaaaaaaaaaaagactttgaaaTCTCAAACAAGAAAGCTTGTGTAGGTTGTTAAAAAGTagtattttcatatttttgctAAAGACAATATAGATAGGTTTTACTACTGACTACTACTTGCAACAGTAAAAACTTTTCCAAAtgttattttagatatttgttgttgagttaattcaagcctttctgcaacaatcAGTCACACACAATGCCATTATAtagttcacaaacacacacacacacacacacacacaaacaaacacacacacacacacacacacacacacacctttagcTGTGCACCGTTTTCGCACGGCAAATGTTACAGGATACaagttaatatccactgctgtatggataccCGTTATGttagtgtacaaaataaacctgatttaactccACAAACGGGTATTGAAGTGTCTTGTTTTCTAATTATACTGATACTATACGGCTGTGGTGAGGAATTACGTAGCaactttactgtctttattacaaacatgcactgttttaaaacattttaaacttgtaaaactcattcttgaggtgctgCTTATCACAGAGagctaaacagatttattttaatccctgttgctttgcgcacgtcctgtcctGTTGATaagattatacgcgttactacagagacatatTAATATGCGTCTGTCAATCAAACCGGTGGgcagggaaactgcactcctacatcacattgcggtgggtctcaaaatgggagggatttggatcctattttaacatcaggaaataaaacaaatgtgacTTGGTTTTTCTATCAcaccagtatgactgtggacacactactaTACCTACACAAAGTTCTGTCCTattagcttacaaaagatgattttcatcataggtgccctttaaatgatcACTTTGAACATTGTGCTAAGTACTATGCCATCTAGTTTGAAATACTAATTGTTCGTCTTGTTTTGACAGGTGTTTGTGGAGTATGCAAATGCTGGAGACTCCAAAGAAGCCCAGAGATTACTGACAGGCCGTACTTTTGATGGCAAGTTTGTGGTCGCTACATTTTACCCACTGAGTGCCTATAAGAGAGGTTACTTATACCAAACTGTGCAGTaaggctgcacacacacacacacacacacacacctccattcAAAAAGTGTCATTTACTTTACAATCATGTTAAGTTCACTTTGTGTGTATTGTATAGCTGATGCGCAACCTTTAATATTTACGTCACAAAGATTAAGATTATTGTGAAAATAAGACACATGAGAGTAACAAGGAGAAAAGATTTAGTGCCTGCTTTCTACTTTTATATTAAAGGATCGCACCATTATAAGACACTTACATTTACTTTGTGATAGCTGGTTGCCAGATATTCACTATTTATGCTtccattttcttttctctttctgcAGTAGCATTGATGCGCTGCTTTGGTTTACACACTGCCTTCTAAAAACACTTTAGAGATTAGGTTTACATGCTCTTTGAATGTCTACAATTCCACAATTTGCAGTTTACGTGGGCTGTTTTCTTCCGTTCTATTTTTCCGTTGTTAGTTTTAGTGGTGGTATGTTGGTATTTCCAGTAATTATGCACATATTTATAAACTACTGGCGAAATACACTGGCCTACATGCACTGTGGCGTGGTTAACGTTTATGTTCGACTTGACCATGAAAGCTGTTTTATAAccttatttttaaaaagacacaaatCCATCAGCGTCTACAGAGAGAGCACAAATATGAGCGAGCGGGTAGCCTTATGCTATATAGATCATCCTTAAGTGACTTTTCATTGCATATTCAGGGGAACGAGACTCCACGTCGAACACAAAAGCCACAATCCGTGTCTCATCTAAAATGTTTGTCAAAACCTAAATTGAAAATAACATCGTTTTACAATTTCAAACTTGAATTCCAAAGTATAACTTGTCCTCTGGAGATACTCAAGTGATAAAATGCATGAGATGTTGTGGTGAGCAGCATTACTCATTTATAGCACACGTCTGTGAAGATTCAGGAGCAAATAATCTACTCTGTATCTTCCTTAAGCTGGACTGCCTACACGCTGATAAATAATGCTGTTTACTTCACCTGTGTTactttcatatttaatatatggTAACACAAATGTGTAGCACACATTTAATATTAATTCAGAAAGGCTTTTTCTTCTTGTTGGCCTCTTGCTGAAGGGAAAGTTCAGCCAAAATTGAAAATCTGAGTATTCAAGCTTTTTCTTTAGCCAAACATTGTAGAAGTTTTTTGGCTGAGTTTAAGATGATTCATTCGAATTTAAAATGCATGCCAATGTTTTCCAATGTTTTCCACTTTGAgggtaaaaaaaatcaatgaccCTTCCCAACACCTCTCCATTctcgggtaacatgccggatccgttacccCAATCTGTCCTGGCACCTCGCAATTTAGAAATTAAGCACTGCTCTAACAACtgagatcaacaacaagacttttgtcaggtagtggacATTGAGCTCTTATAAAGCAAAATATAATCGCTGAAACATTTCTTTTTATAAATTGTGTTATCAGAGGGTTTCAGCCAAAATATTTGATGTCCTACTGAAGAGCCACAAAGTTAATGATTAGTAACTTaacacttttcatttttgggtgaactatccctttaatgctcaGACGTTTTCTACAAACATATTATAGTCAAATATATCAGCTATCTGAGTGGATTTCACAATCTATACAATAAATAGTGAGTGATTTTGGAGTCGTAACATTATTTAAAGGCTTTTCCGTTGTCGTGATAATATTAGTTTTTTGCATTGAGTTTGTCTGTGATTGCATGACATGTGGAGTCTTTGATAGTACTTGCACATAGCCGTCGTTTGTATGAGCATTCACATTTATTACTTCATCAACATCGTCTCATAGTTTGTCAGTCTTCCgggtaaaattgttttttttttattcattctataCAGTCCAAATGGCATACTTTTCTTTGTCCTGCTGTCTAGAAACATAATTCACTTCCAGGGCTGTAATATTGAAGAACGGGTTGTATTGCAGGCAGATGTTAAACAAAAAGTCGAACACAAAATACTATTCATTTACTTTTCTAGATGGAGAGTGGATTATATTTCCTTGTGGCtattagttgtttttttgttggtgATGGGAATGTTTTTAGGATGTTGTAGTAAAAGAGCACATTGGTCGAACTGATATATGCACGTTCTAAGAAAATGTCTTTTGGGTAATTTACTGAAAAAGGGTGATGATCTAGATTTCATACACTTTTATATAATTCTCTGTCACTTTGACTTTAATGTTAAAAAGAGAATTATGGAGATGAGCAGGAGATCTTTTAGCATCCTCCCTATATGAATCTGTATTGTTGTCACTACAAAATGACACTCTTGATTAGAaagattcattaattaaaatgtgaGATTGTATTGAAATGCGCTACAGTCATCCAGTTGTGACTTAGGAAACTAATTCACCactgattttctcaatattttaaatttttttcctttttcttttaatGTACAAGTAAAATAATGTATGCTGTAGACTAATACTTGCTCTATAATGTACAATTCATGGAttcaaaaaatacaaatgtaatgtttttaaaatgtatgtttatgaTAAATACCTATATACTGTTAGGCAGTGTAATTTACATTGCAAAACATTTAAGTATGATCAAGTTCTGATTACAACAGACATTTTTTGTTTGGCTCagagaaaaaaacacataacCCATAGGAAAATTGAGGAAACCATTGGCAAATAAGTATTCAGACTATGACGTCAAGGCTACAGCACTCTATTTCCTTGTTGTTTATATCCTGTTTGAGTCCGCGAACACGTACAGTGAGCAAATAAATGGCTTTTAGGATGTTGGAAAAGAACCGTTTATTTACtaaaaaactatattatattgcTATATACTATATTACATTACAGAATTGATATTTTGATGAATCTAAAATAATGAAACAGGTTTGGGTTACACTTTTTTTGATGATcgatttgttgaatttaagttacattgcatctatatACCGACTAATTCTTTTTAGATTAACGAATAATGAACTTcgaataacaaacttcttgagctcttATTATTTTGGTGTGCATGATTATTGAAGCGCACCTGATATCCGATCCCTTCAGAAAGGGACAAACAAGTAAAAATGATGTCGTCTGAAACTCTCTGTAGTACAGCACGCCAACCAAAAGGGCAGTGTAAATGCAAGCCTGTTAAAGGTGACTCGTCCCGTACCGTACATATCAGTGAAAAATGAGCCATAAGCAgactgttagggttagtgtaagttgacatgtacttgcaaagtttcttatagtcagttaaaagtctgttga is drawn from Danio rerio strain Tuebingen ecotype United States chromosome 6, GRCz12tu, whole genome shotgun sequence and contains these coding sequences:
- the uhmk1 gene encoding serine/threonine-protein kinase Kist is translated as MSSPNVSSPAMAVTSAAAEQKTSPALFEIYGKIWNVQARLGQGVSASVYRVSSGRATSAVKEFQVDPQGGDYGYLKESSVLEKIQGHKNIVTLYGMFTNHNPFGVATHCLLLELLDVSVSELLVRASNQGHSMWLIQHCARDVLESLTFLHREGFVHADLKPRNVLWSADDECFKLIDFGLSFKEGHQDVKYIQTDGYRAPEAELQNSLAQAGVESDSGCTTAVDLWSLGIVLLEMYSGMKLKETVKSQEWKDNSSTIVDHIFSSNALVYPAIPVFHLRDLIKSMLHNDPKLRSTAKAALMSPFFSIPFAPHIEDLVLLPTPVLRLLNVIDDSHLYNEDEYEDIIEDMKEECQKYGTVVSLLIPKENPGKGQVFVEYANAGDSKEAQRLLTGRTFDGKFVVATFYPLSAYKRGYLYQTVQ